AGATCGTTGCCGTTGCATACTGCCAGTCCGGTGATGTCGATGTGAATGTACCGCTCGAGTATGTGATCTCCCAGAAAGCGGACGTCATTTTTCTCCCCGAGAAATACCGGGAGGTCATCCTGGCCTGTTCACGTGCCCTGGAAGCGGGTTATAAAGGACATATCATGACAACCGATCATGCCGACCGTCGGCAGTTGATCGAGCGGGGCGGCCCGTCGGTGGATGGCGTGCTGATGATAGACCATTTCGACATCCGGGCGTTGCAGACGGCACTCGGCCAGGCATACGCCGAACAGTTCGGCAACCAGACCGGAAAGGAGCTGAACCGGGAAAACGCCCTTGGCGCCGACGCCTATTTCTCGCTTCGCGAAGCCCTGGAGCGTACGGAATCACACAAGGGGTCGGCGATCAGAAAGGTCATGGCCTCTGGTGACGAATTCACGGGCATCATGGGCCGCATAGTGCTATCCCCCGGAGGCGAAGCGAAACGAGCCGCCGTGGTTCTCCGGGTGAGGAACGATGAATTCACCTACCTCGAGACCATCAACCCCGAACCCGGCATGATGTAGCATCAGAAGATCTCAGATACCCAGATATGCCCTTTTGACGTTCTCATTGGCGAGGAGATTCGCGGAACTGTCACTGATGGTGATTCTGCCGTTTTCCATGACGTATCCCCTGTTCGCAACTTTCAGTGCTATGTTCGCGTTCTGCTCCACCAGGAAAATGGTCGTCCTGTTTTCCCTGTTTATCTTGCCGATAATTTCAAATATCTGCCTGACGACGAGAGGCGCAAGCCCCAATGAAGGTTCATCAAGGAGCAGCAAGCGTGGCCGAGCCATGATGGCCCGTGAAATAGCGAGCATCTGCTGTTCGCCTCCACTGAGGGTTCCCCCGGCCTGATGCCGGCGCTGCGCAAGGATCGGAAAGAGATCAAAGACATACTCCATGTCCTTATGAATGCCTGCCCGGTCTTTTCTGAGATAGGCTCCCATATCAAGATTTTCCACCACGGAAAGATAGGGGAAGATATGGCGGCCTTCCGGCACCTGGCAGATCCCAAGGGAGACGATCTTGTTCGGAGGCAGACCGCTGATCGGCGCCCCCTCGAAATATATCTCACCACGCCGGGGCGGCACGATACCGCAGATAGACATCAGCGTTGTAGACTTTCCCGCACCGTTGGCACCGATGAGCGTTATGATTTCACCTTCCGACAGTTCCAGAGAAATTCCCTTCAGCGCTTCTATATTCCCGTAATAGGTGTGAACATCCCTGAGCTCAAGCATCGGCACCCTCCCCGAGATATGCCTTTATGACGACGGGATTGTTCTTGATATCCATGGGTGTCCCTTCCGCGATCTTTCTGCCGTAATCCACAACATAGATACGCTCCGAAAGGCTCATGACCAACTTCATGTCATGCTCTATGAGAAGGATCGACACTTCTTCCTCGTCCCGGATCCTGTTGATGAGGTCGACGAGTTCCCTCGTTTCCTGCGGGTTCATGCCAGCCGCCGGCTCGTCAAGAAGCAACAGGAACGGTTCCGTCGCCAGCGCCCGTGCTATTTCAAGTCGCCGCTGCGCCCCGTAGGGCAGGTTCTTGGCGAATTCATTGACATAGTGAACAAGCCCGATCTTCTGAAGTACCTCGTAACTGTCCGATACTATGCGCCGCTCTTCATCACGTGTCTTTTTCCCCCGGAATACGGCCCCGGCGATGCCCGAACTCGTTCTGCAGTGCCTTCCGATCATGATGTTCTCCAGTACCGTCATATTCGGAAAGAGCCGGATGTTCTGAAACGTCCGGGCAAGCCCCCGTGCCGTCACCAGGTTCGGTTTGAGTCCGTTGATCCGCTCCACGTGCTTCTTTCCGGGCCGGGCGATAAGGATATCTCCGTCCGTGGGAGGATAGATACCCGTGACACAGTTAAAGAAGGTCGTCTTGCCGGCACCGTTCGGTCCGATCAGGGCGACGATCTCCCCATGGCTGACCCGCAGATCGACCTCATCGAGCGCACGGATGCCGCCGAAGTTCATACCCAACTTCTTAACGTTCAGTATGGGGGTTTCACTGCTTGTTTCCACCTGCACCTGCACCTGCTTCAGCCTCAAATTTATATGTTCTTCTTACATCGCTTACGATCCCGCCGGGTCTGAAGACCATCATGACGACCAGCATCGCTCCGAATGCCAGCATCCGATACTCCGAAAAGGCACGAAGATATTCGGGAAGAAGGATGAGGACCATCGCACCCATGATCACCCCGACCACGGACCCCATGCCGCCGAGGACGACGATACAGAGAATGATAATTGATTCCCACACGGTAAATGATGCCGGATTCACGAAGGTCGTCTTTGCAGCGAAGACGACGCCGCCCATGCCGGCCCAGGTCGCTCCCAGGGCAAAGGCCGTCAGTTTTGTTCTCGCCTTGTCGATCCCCATGGCCTGACAGGCGATCTCATCCTCCCGCAAGGCAATCCATGCCCGTCCGATCCTCGAGTCCTGTAGGCGGTTCACGATAAAAATCGTCATGATGCACAGTAAGATAATAATATAATACATATAAATGGTCGCGGCATGCACCGACAGGTCCAGTCCGAAGAGCGACGGGCGGGGGATGTTCGATATACCACTGGGACCGAAGGAAAATTCATTCCAGTTCTCAAGAATGAGACGGATGATCTCGCCGAATCCCAGGGTCACTATGGCGAGGTAATCCCCGCGGAGCCTCAATACGGGAAAACCGAGGAGAATGCCGAAAGTGGCCCCCATGGCGGCACCGATCGGCAGGACCATCCAGAAATTAAATCCGAAATGATAATGCAGGAGTGCATAGGAATAGGCACCCACGGCGTAGAAGGCGACATACCCGAGATCGAGAAGCCCCGCAAGGCCCACAACGATATTCAGGCCCAGACCGAGCATGACGTATATCATTGCCGTTATCATGATGTTCGTCTGATACAGAGAGAAGATAAAAGGAAATATGATGATAGCGATACCGAACAGAACGGCGAGGGGAATGAAGATCTTTCTGTTCGTCAGTATCCTCTGGGCAAATGTCTGGGTGACGCCGCCTTCCTCTTCCCGTTTCGCCCCCATTTCCTTGCGCTGCAGCATGTAACGCCATATAAGGGAAATAATAAAACTTCCCAGTCCGACGAAGAGCATGTTCACCCAGCGCCATTCGACGACCTTTTCGATCGTATTGACGCGGATGACCATGATCGGAAAGGTGAGGAACATGAACCAGAGTGATAC
The genomic region above belongs to Deltaproteobacteria bacterium and contains:
- a CDS encoding ABC transporter ATP-binding protein is translated as MLELRDVHTYYGNIEALKGISLELSEGEIITLIGANGAGKSTTLMSICGIVPPRRGEIYFEGAPISGLPPNKIVSLGICQVPEGRHIFPYLSVVENLDMGAYLRKDRAGIHKDMEYVFDLFPILAQRRHQAGGTLSGGEQQMLAISRAIMARPRLLLLDEPSLGLAPLVVRQIFEIIGKINRENRTTIFLVEQNANIALKVANRGYVMENGRITISDSSANLLANENVKRAYLGI
- a CDS encoding ABC transporter ATP-binding protein, producing the protein MNFGGIRALDEVDLRVSHGEIVALIGPNGAGKTTFFNCVTGIYPPTDGDILIARPGKKHVERINGLKPNLVTARGLARTFQNIRLFPNMTVLENIMIGRHCRTSSGIAGAVFRGKKTRDEERRIVSDSYEVLQKIGLVHYVNEFAKNLPYGAQRRLEIARALATEPFLLLLDEPAAGMNPQETRELVDLINRIRDEEEVSILLIEHDMKLVMSLSERIYVVDYGRKIAEGTPMDIKNNPVVIKAYLGEGADA
- the livM gene encoding high-affinity branched-chain amino acid ABC transporter permease LivM codes for the protein MFLTFPIMVIRVNTIEKVVEWRWVNMLFVGLGSFIISLIWRYMLQRKEMGAKREEEGGVTQTFAQRILTNRKIFIPLAVLFGIAIIIFPFIFSLYQTNIMITAMIYVMLGLGLNIVVGLAGLLDLGYVAFYAVGAYSYALLHYHFGFNFWMVLPIGAAMGATFGILLGFPVLRLRGDYLAIVTLGFGEIIRLILENWNEFSFGPSGISNIPRPSLFGLDLSVHAATIYMYYIIILLCIMTIFIVNRLQDSRIGRAWIALREDEIACQAMGIDKARTKLTAFALGATWAGMGGVVFAAKTTFVNPASFTVWESIIILCIVVLGGMGSVVGVIMGAMVLILLPEYLRAFSEYRMLAFGAMLVVMMVFRPGGIVSDVRRTYKFEAEAGAGAGGNKQ